ACGGCGACGTCCACCCGGATTTGAGTAGCGTCCGACTCTGGAGTCCAATCCCGAAGACAGGAGATTGGACGTGAAAAAGAGATTTACAGAAGAACAGATCATTGGCTTCCTACGAGAAGCGGAGTCTGGACTTCCAGTGGCAGAGCTGTGCTGCCGGCACGGTTTCTCTGAGGCCAGCTACTACCTCTGGCGTAACAAGTTCGGCGGCATGAGCGTCTCGGACGCGAAACGGCTCAAGGAGCTAGAGCTTGAAAATGCACGTCTTAAGCGGCTGCTGGCCGAGTCCATGCTGGAGAATGAGGTGACGAAAGAAGCCTTGAGAAAAAAGTGGTGAGCGCACCTGCACGGCGCGAGCTGGTGCGCCACATGGTGGTCTGCGGACTCAGTGAACGCCGCTTACTGCTCGTCATCGGCATGAGCGCCAGCGCCTACCGTTACAAGCCTGCTGGAGACCGAAACGGTGCCTTGAAGGACAAGATCATCGCTCTGGCGCAACGCCATCGCCGTTACGGCGCCGGCATGATCTATCTCAAGCTCAGGCAAGCTGGCGAGATCGTCAACCACAAACGGGTGGACCGCCTGTATGCCGAGGCTGGTTTGCAGGTAAGGAAACGCAAACGCAAAAAGATCCCGCTGGCCGATCGCCACCCGCTACAGCGTCCGATGACAGCCAACCAAGTGTGGTCGATGGACTTTGTCTTTGACCGCACGGCCGAAGGACGCAGCATCAAGAGCCTGACGGTAGTCGATGATGCGACCCACGAGGCGGTAGCCATCGTGGCCGAGCGAGCAATGGGTGGCAACCAGTTGGTGCGCGTCTTGGATCAACTCGCCATTACAAGGGGACTGCCCAAGGCGATCCGAACTGACAACGGCAAGGAGTTCTGCGGTCGAGCCATGCTGAACTGGGCCCACGCCAGGGGTGTTCAGTTGTTCCTCATCGAGCCTGGCAAGCCCAACCAGAACGCCTACATCGAATCGTTCAACGGCCGCTTCAGAGAGGAATGCCTGAACGAACATTGGTTCACCAGCTTGGCACATGCCCGTGTGATCGTCGAGGCTTGGCGCCGGGAATACAACGAGGAGCGGCCGAAAAAAGCCCTCGGCGGACTAACCCCGGCAGCTTATGCCCAAAGGCTGATGCAAAACCCGTTAAATGAATCCCCGGACTCCAAAGCCCAATGCTACTAAAGACGGGGGACGTCGAATGCATCGCAGATTTGTGTTCACTCGATCGCCAGTCCTCACGATCACACCGATTGCTCAAACTTTCCCACCTTTGGACCATGCCCGCCTTCTTTCAGGCAAGCGCAGTCGCATGAAGGGCAGCTCTTTCACAAAAACTTCATCCACAAAGCCGTGTAACGCCTTCCAAGCGTTGTCGTTCCTCTTCAATCGCGACCACTCGTCATTTGGCAAAAGCTGGATACCTGGGGCTTGCATGGAACGGCCCCAATGCCCCTCCAGCACACCCCAGGGCCCCAGTATGAAATCCGCCCATATCAGCGAAAGCTGGGAGTGCGCAGTGGCACGGCCAGCCAGCAATTGCCTCACCTCAGGTCCTATCAAAATCACCGTGCAGCGCGGCTCTCCCCAAA
This DNA window, taken from Comamonas testosteroni TK102, encodes the following:
- a CDS encoding IS3 family transposase (programmed frameshift), with amino-acid sequence MKKRFTEEQIIGFLREAESGLPVAELCCRHGFSEASYYLWRNKFGGMSVSDAKRLKELELENARLKRLLAESMLENEVTKEALRKKLVSAPARRELVRHMVVCGLSERRLLLVIGMSASAYRYKPAGDRNGALKDKIIALAQRHRRYGAGMIYLKLRQAGEIVNHKRVDRLYAEAGLQVRKRKRKKIPLADRHPLQRPMTANQVWSMDFVFDRTAEGRSIKSLTVVDDATHEAVAIVAERAMGGNQLVRVLDQLAITRGLPKAIRTDNGKEFCGRAMLNWAHARGVQLFLIEPGKPNQNAYIESFNGRFREECLNEHWFTSLAHARVIVEAWRREYNEERPKKALGGLTPAAYAQRLMQNPLNESPDSKAQCY